The following coding sequences are from one Streptomyces sp. NBC_01294 window:
- a CDS encoding DUF4233 domain-containing protein, with product MRTLCASTLIGEFFVIGFAGLVAMKDPDLTQATVWTVCGITMLLSVLLCGMLSRPGAVQLGWALQIGLIASGFVVPTMFFLGAVFAGLWWCSVHYGRRIDTIKARWAAEQEASGASGTPDAA from the coding sequence ATGCGCACGCTGTGTGCGAGCACGCTGATCGGCGAGTTCTTCGTGATCGGCTTCGCGGGGCTGGTGGCGATGAAGGACCCCGACCTGACCCAGGCCACGGTCTGGACGGTGTGCGGGATCACGATGCTGCTGTCGGTGCTGCTCTGCGGGATGCTGTCGCGTCCCGGGGCGGTCCAGCTGGGCTGGGCCCTGCAGATCGGCCTGATCGCGAGCGGGTTCGTCGTTCCGACGATGTTCTTCCTCGGCGCGGTGTTCGCCGGCCTGTGGTGGTGCTCGGTGCACTACGGCCGCAGGATCGACACGATCAAGGCGCGCTGGGCTGCCGAGCAGGAGGCTTCCGGGGCATCCGGGACGCCTGACGCTGCGTGA
- the ndk gene encoding nucleoside-diphosphate kinase, with the protein MTQRTLVLLKPDAVRRGLVGEIIGRIERKAGWTIPALELRTLDQETLETHYGEHKGKPFYEPLMGFMASGPVVALVVEGERVIEGVRQLAGPTDPIAAAPGSIRGDFGTVTRENLIHASDSEESAERELKLFFPSL; encoded by the coding sequence ATGACCCAGCGCACCCTCGTCCTGCTCAAGCCCGACGCCGTCCGTCGTGGTCTGGTCGGCGAGATCATCGGCCGGATCGAGCGGAAGGCCGGCTGGACCATTCCCGCACTGGAGCTGCGCACGCTGGACCAGGAGACCCTGGAGACGCACTACGGGGAGCACAAGGGCAAGCCGTTCTACGAGCCCCTCATGGGCTTCATGGCCAGCGGCCCGGTCGTCGCCCTGGTCGTCGAAGGGGAACGCGTGATCGAGGGTGTCCGCCAGCTGGCCGGACCGACTGACCCGATCGCCGCGGCGCCCGGCTCCATCCGGGGTGATTTCGGCACCGTCACCCGGGAGAACCTGATCCACGCCTCGGACTCCGAGGAGTCCGCCGAGCGCGAGCTGAAGCTGTTCTTCCCCTCTCTCTGA
- a CDS encoding rod shape-determining protein: protein MSFIGRDMAIDLGTANTLVYVRGRGIVLNEPSVVAINTNTGGILAVGSEAKKMIGRTPGNIVAVRPLKDGVIADFEITERMLRYFILKIHKRRYLARPRVVVCVPSGITGVERRAVIEASTQAGARQVHIIEEPMAAAIGSGLPVHEATGNMVVDIGGGTTEVAVISLGGIVTAQSIRVAGDELDNAIIQHIKKEYSLLLGERTAEQIKITIGSAYDLDKDEHTEIRGRDLVSGLPKTVVISAAEVRKAIEEPVNAIVDAVKTTLDKCPPELSGDIMDRGIVLTGGGALLRGLDERLRRETGMPIHIAEDPLDSVALGSGKCVEEFEALQQVLDAQPRR from the coding sequence ATGTCGTTCATCGGCCGTGACATGGCGATCGACCTCGGGACCGCCAACACGCTGGTGTACGTGAGGGGCCGGGGGATCGTCCTGAACGAGCCGTCCGTGGTCGCCATCAACACGAACACCGGCGGCATTCTGGCGGTCGGCTCGGAGGCGAAGAAGATGATCGGGCGCACGCCCGGCAACATCGTCGCCGTACGACCCCTCAAGGACGGCGTCATCGCCGACTTCGAGATCACCGAGCGTATGCTCCGGTACTTCATCCTCAAGATCCACAAGCGCCGCTACCTGGCCCGTCCGCGCGTCGTGGTCTGCGTTCCCTCCGGCATCACCGGAGTCGAGCGCCGTGCCGTCATCGAGGCGTCCACGCAGGCAGGCGCCCGCCAGGTGCACATCATCGAGGAGCCCATGGCCGCCGCCATCGGCTCGGGCCTGCCCGTCCACGAGGCCACCGGCAACATGGTCGTGGACATCGGCGGCGGCACCACCGAGGTCGCCGTCATCTCCCTCGGCGGAATCGTCACGGCACAGTCCATCCGGGTGGCCGGTGACGAGCTCGACAACGCGATCATCCAGCACATCAAGAAGGAGTACTCGCTCCTGCTCGGTGAGCGAACGGCCGAGCAGATCAAGATCACCATCGGGTCGGCGTACGACCTCGACAAGGACGAGCACACCGAGATCCGCGGTCGCGACCTGGTCTCCGGCCTGCCCAAGACGGTCGTCATCTCGGCCGCCGAGGTGCGCAAGGCCATCGAGGAGCCGGTCAACGCCATCGTCGACGCGGTCAAGACCACGCTCGACAAGTGCCCGCCGGAACTCTCCGGCGACATCATGGACCGCGGCATCGTCCTGACCGGCGGCGGCGCCCTGCTGCGGGGCCTGGACGAACGTCTGCGCCGTGAGACCGGCATGCCGATCCACATCGCAGAGGACCCGCTCGACTCCGTCGCACTCGGCTCCGGCAAGTGCGTCGAGGAGTTCGAGGCCCTCCAGCAGGTCCTGGACGCCCAGCCCCGTCGCTGA